CCAAGTTATACTGTGCAATGACTGAAGAGATGATGTAAGCGTTTTACAGATACCAACATTATTTCTGCAGCATCACAAGAAAAAcatgtgaatgtgaatgaatgtgttGGAGCATTCTGTGTGGATACAGAAACATTTAGCATTGAAAAACTGTGACATTACTCTTTTTGTAAAAGGGTAATAAATAAAAGACCACTTGAGGGCAGGTTCATCTGCGGATTCCGCTGCTGGATTAGTgatacatacagttgcagaaaaaattattaggctagaccacccttgttttcttcaatttcttgtttgtttaatgcctggtacaactaaaggtacatttgtctgcacaaatataatgataacaataaaaataactcataagagtttaatttaagagctgatatctagtcattttccatgttttcttgataaccaaaatcacttaagtcaggggtcagcaaccctggtccaagagagccactatcctgcatgttttagatgtttccctcttccagcacacctgatggtcattatcaggcttctgcagagctcgatgatttgaatcaggtgtgttggaagagggatacatctaaaacacgcaggatagtgattctctaggaccagggttgctgacccctgacttcagttcttacatcaatagctatggcattgtactcccaaaaacagtgcttttaggcattccatgttttcttttctgtctgttttagtcacacaatACACACCAgcattagtacttgattgcataaccactgtttctgatgacttttgatggtctcataattttttccgcaattgTAGACCCTGTAATATTTTAGATTAGAGCACAACACAGTAAACAGTGCTGAGGAGGAGCTCAGAACGAGAATGAGTTTTACATTCATGTTTTAACTTAACTCTAGTGAAGATTCAACAGATTATATATTTTGGATATAGTTATTAGGCCACCAGTGAATTTCTACAGAAATATCCATTAAAGAGATGACTTAATAATCCGTTTTTGGAATATTACTTGTtcctaaattattattttttaatcatcaACTATTCTTAATTCATATGTTACTTGTTATTGAGAAAAATTTTATTGGTTGTCATGAGCTTACAAAAGCTTAGGCTTGGAGTACATTTGTAAAGAACATATTTCGTGTGCGTTTAGTCAGATTTTTATCACACACTTGTCCCATTTAtaacatggttttttttttccacttctttgCCACAGCAGTCCAATacttatttccaaagctgtatttACATTTCACATCATTATGGGTAAAGTCGTACCTGTAGTTGATGAACAAAGCCCACATTGGGGTTGATGCAGAACCTCCTCTCCTGGACATGGCTGAATGCATCCCTGTAGAGAAACAACAGTAGTATTAGATAAGAAACCAAAGCCTCAAACACAATGAGATGAGCCACTATAAATAGTAGCTATTATGAGCAATTAATGTCAATCTACGCAACTACTGCATAGAtgtaaaacattttatattgaaGTACATATTTTCATCTACCAACAATAAAATGGTAATTGTGTCCTcagtgaaacaattttttttcctgacaatatccacatttttcagaattttttttctgGAGATAAATGTTTAAGCTTAGATGCATCAAAAAACACCATGTGAAAAGACACACATCAGACACATGTAAGGTGAGGCTTATTTTGTTTGTCTGATCAAGATAAAGCAGATTTATTCTGGACAAATCTAAGGAGACTTACCTGTATTTCATCCCAAATGTTTCCATAAGGTATGCGATCACTAAGGCAGCActgaaatatgagaaaaaaaatacagctttcATTTTCAATCTATATTGTAATGTCagccataaacaaacaaacaaattaacacgtggtgccaggcacaacaaaccccgcccctcatacatactgtagcttattttggcatcgatccagcagatgtcatcatgtctatacgtgtggtgatgtcagcctatcaattgcctctatatatgtgccaagtttgaagtaaattgaaacaaaattgatgtttttgtagacatttgaaattttgcccattataagtaaatgggagaaaaaaagagattttaaaaattcattaaaaattttaacttcgaccaacttttcccaaaatgtaatgacatctattctcaaTCACTGGCGATCtacaaacccagtttggtatgaaatcaaccaatagttttgctactagagtgttaacaaagaaacaaactgaaccaaaaacaataccccttgccaccccttcagggggcggggtaataaatgcaAATTTCTGTAATGATGGGAATCAATACATGAAGTGAATTACATTATTAATCACAATAATGTCAAAAATAAGCACAAAACCAATCTTACCTTCTTGATATCCCTGCATTACCATGAACCAGTACTTTTCCTGAATAAGCAAGACAAATGATGGTATTAGGACTGTTCTGTGTCATTCTTTGTAGGTTCACTCTGACTGATGCATCCTTACCTCCTGTTGCTAAGCAGCTATCAATAAATTCTTTAGTCTGTTGAGAAAACAAAGTACGTAAAGCTAAATAAATACACTGCAACTTTCTGGACATCACAAGCATGTCAAGAAAGCACTTTTCAACTCACCATAGGGAAAAATCTTATGATATTTTCCACTGGATTGTCAGCAATATCTAACACAAGGTATCTGCAAACAGAAAGTTAGCATAATGATGAGTGTCTTTCATGTTAAAAGATCGTGCATAAATACATGAATGCAGGACAAACGTCACAGTACTTCTAATGTGGCCACACAGGACTTACCTAAATGTATGAGGGAAATTAGGCTTGATAAAATTGGCCTCAATGTCTTGGCGGACACACACAATGTGTGTTATGCCCTGTGTTTCAAGAATTGGCAGCTGGAAAAAGAAGAGGAGCAGTTTACGATATACAGTCATATGTGTGTAAACAATACCAACTTGCATGGACTGAAGGGCATTAAAATTACCTTGCTTTTCATTGCAGCAGAGTAAGGACCTAAAAACAGTCCAGGTAATATCTCCTGAAAACAAGATGTAGAATGATAATGTTACTAACACACATAGGCAGGGATGTTTCTCAAACACATGTTGCACTGTTTGGATGAAATATTGTTGATAAATGAGAACCCTGTGTAGCAAACTGGTTTAGTGAAAAGTCAGTCTAGTAACCCTGAAATGGGAGTTTTCCATTTGACTGAGCAAGTTTAGGTGAACTGTAGTTAGTGTAGGAGCTGAGACGACGATGTCTGTCCAAAGGACAGATACATCAATCATCCAAACACATTCATCAGTTAAAGGGAGGGAGACCACACTCACCTTTACAGTTTGTCTTACATTAACTTGTGGTCATAGTTACTAACTATATTGTACAGGTGCTGCATTGGTTCCTGTAAGGTTCGATGCTGAATAAATATAACTCTTTAAAGATATGAATGACCAACATGAAATAAGTTGTTGATGTCAGAAGGCCTACAATGATGTTTTCActtcttttttcacttttaaatttttttttttaagaaaactgcaCAAGCAGTACAATTCCCAAAGCCATGCATATGCACTTGATTTTCTCTCTGCAGACTTAATAGAGCCTTtacatttcacttttttcattcaCCTGTCATGTGCTTAATTCAGAGTGAACAGATTCAGAGTTGACCGATCTAACTCTGATCAACGATTCTGAAACCCAACACTCAGGGTTCCCCTTCTCTGGGTTTATCAACTGAAAGTGTTCATGGTTTGACTCAACAATTGTTGCTTGCATAAAACAGGTAAGATGTCTTTGGCTCTTCTTTGGTCAAGTAAGATAAAAAAAGGTCATGATATTCTATGGCTGGGGCAAATTATTTACACATGAATATATCATACAGTATTTATATCATGTTGTATTTGCACCATATTTTGTTAACATATAAAGGAGGCCAAGCCTAGTGGGTTGGAGTAGCAGCTTGTGAGAGAAGCACTGAAGTTTGATTCTCTGTACGGGCAGataaattgttggctgatgtgctctTGAGCATTAGCTCCCTGGGTGCTGacatggcagctcactgctcttaagctgcagtgtgtggtgtggtcctgcatgttcagctggtGATAGTGGAGGGTACATATTTGTGTTACATGTACAATATATACTGACACAAAGATTAAAGCAAAAACACCTAGATGCAAAAATGCTGTCAGTCTCCCTGTTTTACAAAGCACCTAAACTTTTGTCTTTAAGCATTTATTTGTACATCGATTCATCTCAGGTGTCAAATTTTGTGAAAATGGCTCGTCCTAGTTATAATAGTACAGTACTGTATATGATTCAAAGCTCTTTGACATTCTGTATCTGTATTTAAAAGATCTAACTGTGTTTTCCCCTTTGGTTAAAGGAATTAAAATTAAGTGAGAAATGGAAGTGCAgtgaaatacaaacataaaaGAGGAGAAGGACACTGTGATGTGAGCATGACCCTTCAAAGTTCACACAGACTTCCATACCTGCATTTCTCTCCTCATTGGATAAGCCCAGTCCTGTTAAAGAGAGTTTAGGGAAGGGTTAGAGGCGGAATCACTTTCTGGTTTGAGGACATAACAGCTGTCGGAGGTATTTCAGCCTCCAGACAGAGGGAGAAACGGACACTAGCTTAACTGACTTTATGTATTGACGTGGCTATAGTCTGGATGCTAACATACCCTGTGTTGACCCAGTGAACATACATTGTACAGGCAGTTAACAAAGAAAACTGAGATATCGATTAAAAATGTTCCACAGACACACGTTCGGAGATTATACATAAAGCAACACTTGTGTTTTCGTGCTGAGGGGTTGTTAGCTGTCGGACAATGAGGCTGTGGCAGAGCTAGCTCACTTTAGCCTCAGTGGACATGTTGGATACCGCACTCACCAGAAGCTCCTCCTTGGTCGCGGGCAGAGACGGGAACTGGAGTTTGTTCTCCCCGTCCATCCTGCAGTGTGTTCGGCCACCGCCGCCCCGACCTCACGCACGGAATTGGTGATTTTCCCGGCGGGGTTAGCTAGTCAATCGATGCAATTTGTTTTGAGGCTCCACATGCATGTCCGCCATGCTGTCCCCTGTCAGGTGAGTCACGTGACAGCACGGCAGATGGTAAACGGGCGCGTGAGGGAAAACAGAGGAAAGAGGGCGACATCTGGCGGTGGGTTGGTGAAGTGCTTCATTGAAGACCACAAATGTATACAATGAAATATTCTCAGAGAAAGATTATGGTTTTCATCCAGGTTTCATATGTTGATTTTAAGTTTAAATATATAGGCATCTTCACATCACTCAACATTAATGAACTGACAGCAGTATGTAAATTATGACCCATATGACAGGTGGTACCAGCAGTTGATCTGACCCCCAGAGACAGAGAAACACCCTGATACCTGACCAGTTCTAGGGTCAAATACACCTATAATATCAGTCAGAATAAGAGTCAAATGTCATCTGATTCAGGAGTACCTCGATTACTTACAGATCATTTAAAGCCATAATTTTCCTgagagatgatgatgataataataataataataataataacaataataataataataactagaagcactcggagagcgcagacctccaccaaggctgatcagtggcgccccccgtgggcccccccacccccgatcaccaccaaaatgtaatcatttcttccttatcccatttccaacaaaccctgaaaatttcatccaaatctgtccataactttttgagttatgttgcacactaacggacagacaaacaaacagacaaacaaacagacaaacaaacaaacaaaccctggcaaaaacataacctccttggcggaggtaataataataataataataataataataataatgataataataatagtaataatagtaataataataatagtgctcGCCAGAATGTGATATTTTTTGCTTTGTTATTCAGACaaaatagtagtagtatagtaattTTTCTTTTATCAAGATAATtgaatgtagatgtttataactTCCAAATAGATTACTGCCTGCTTCTAACCTTTTCAAAGCAAATTGGAGCTATTAATTGTCTAAAAGTTGGAAATTATGATGAACTGGAGGTGCACATTCACAATGTTAGGGTTTAAACACAGTCACTATGGAGTCTCTACATGTCCAAATAAGTCAAAATATCACTGAAAGCTGAGAAACTCCACTTTACTTCACTTTGTTAAAGCATATGTATGGattagcacagtgtttttcaaccttggggtcgggaccccacgtggggtcgcctggagttcaaatggggttgcctgaaatttctagaaattgataaaaataagaatttactaattaaaaatatatggtgagttgacagagacaatcccaatccttaaaagacatgacaaactgtgagtctgaaagtgaagcactgtggtactgtttatctttcaaatgttcattgtggtcggtttcagatgctgcagctctttcataattcatagtttgagttcttgtttgttcagtattaattgtcagccttgtgaatacaagctggactgactgtacatatcctgaccaaggaaaataaaattctcactttgtgcagtaatctacacctggctttactgcctctgtccgtaataatatacattatatagactaaatgtcatc
This sequence is a window from Sphaeramia orbicularis chromosome 3, fSphaOr1.1, whole genome shotgun sequence. Protein-coding genes within it:
- the styx gene encoding serine/threonine/tyrosine-interacting protein; translated protein: MDGENKLQFPSLPATKEELLDWAYPMRREMQEILPGLFLGPYSAAMKSKLPILETQGITHIVCVRQDIEANFIKPNFPHTFRYLVLDIADNPVENIIRFFPMTKEFIDSCLATGGKVLVHGNAGISRSAALVIAYLMETFGMKYRDAFSHVQERRFCINPNVGFVHQLQEYEAIYLAKLTIKMMSPMQLGRSFLQAGMPGSRKRSLEEDEDFGAMQVTAAQNG